One window of the Daphnia pulex isolate KAP4 chromosome 8, ASM2113471v1 genome contains the following:
- the LOC124201053 gene encoding leucine-rich repeat and immunoglobulin-like domain-containing nogo receptor-interacting protein 2, translating to MQTSVNYLFLIIVIGLTTVLANPTTRAVCPEDYSPCVCDLTANGLEVTCVVLALADVVNVFFRTQNLFLYSVSLTTSATGLVALPADLLSDKRAQNIHLNCPSATSPKLSLTIDPASFEFTRFNTTRFEIHDCDLAGQTDMRFLSGFVALHTLHLENTLNVEAMANLPSLPALKELAVVNCTGLGNVAFPDLTPTRLERLHLDGNGLNNEAVANIFIALGSSSSVSSLKLLSLANNALTKIPTIASFSQLITYELSYNAVPFMSLSTLIFGPPVNFVGLKNLSLNAIEGDAFQGNFTYAQVNLENNKLTEFREDVFKSMLQQMTIQPPAIGGQVLVTGNPFDCGCPLAWLIRDNQILLPSVKNGVCGGFFRFEDLNPDAYGNC from the exons ATGCAGACATCAGTCAACTATTTGTTTCTG ATAATTGTCATTGGACTGACGACAGTTCTCGCTAATCCGACGACTCGTGCAGTTTGCCCGGAAGATTATTCTCCTTGTGTTTGCGATCTGACAGCTAATGGCCTGGAAGTCACCTGTGTGGTCTTGGCCCTTGCCGATGTCGTCAACGTCTTTTTCCGCACGCAAAATCTATTTCTCTACTCGGTTTCGTTGACAACTTCCGCCACGGGGTTGGTCGCATTACCCGCCGATCTGCTGAGTGACAAACGTGCTCAAAATATCCACCTGAATTGCCCATCCGCCACATCCCCTAAGCTCAGTCTGACGATCGATCCTGCCTCTTTTGAATTTACGCGGTTCAACACGACCCGCTTCGAGATTCACGACTGCGACTTGGCCGGCCAAACGGACATGAGATTTCTGAGCGGATTTGTGGCTCTCCATACCCTCCACTTAGAGAACACGTTAAACGTCGAGGCTATGGCAAATCTGCCCAGTTTGCCCGCTCTCAAGGAACTCGCCGTCGTCAACTGCACAGGGCTGGGAAATGTAGCCTTCCCCGATTTGACTCCTACCAGATTGGAGCGGTTGCACTTGGATGGGAACGGTTTAAACAATGAAGCAGTTGCCAATATTTTCATTGCCTTGGGCAGTTCGTCGTCTGTCAGTTCACTAAAATTGCTGTCACTAGCCAACAACGCCCTGACCAAAATTCCCACCATCGCCTCTTTCTCTCAACTGATTACCTACGAACTCTCCTACAATGCAGTCCCCTTCATGAGCCTATCGACATTGATCTTCGGCCCTCCAGTCAACTTTGTTGGCCTCAAAAATCTTTCGCTGAACGCTATTGAAGGCGACGCTTTCCAAG GTAATTTTACGTATGCCCAGGTGAACTTGGAGAATAACAAATTGACCGAGTTTAGGGAAGATGTCTTTAAATCGATGCTGCAACAGATGACGATTCAACCACCGGCTATTGGAGGACAAGTCCTTGTTACTGGAA ATCCGTTCGATTGCGGATGTCCTTTGGCCTGGCTGATTCGAGACAACCAAATTCTCCTGCCCAGTGTCAAAAACGGAGTTTGCGGCGGATTCTTTAGGTTCGAGGACCTCAATCCCGATGCCTACGGAAATTGCTAG
- the LOC124201051 gene encoding peroxidase-like yields MQARWLCGVFVLGLLFVAASSDKCPYQPGPAQQTAGYVPKPIHPAKSDYNTGGHKPQYPGSHQSSCPKVGGLESHCRPAKDCAVWYDLVRKTPGTACTLHNGYDRGLCCPDLPININSRAPFKKPSPCEDVKLDDHVNKIDLDAVRAAVHHAGQNQMASLVEAENGMARQNILVRPGSARYTHSWVYFQTADEALKNTGNTMHGVFSGHNLVHGHQIKPQQAHCALNQFLVKDTGVTHTCPTFPVCDKKALASPYRTITGICNHVHSPGNIPWGVSNTQYQRILTPDYADGYWMPRRAADGGELPSPRVVSLTVVRDVDARSETDSIFVMQFGQVIDHDLQQTLESKLADGSPVPCCTEDGQFLSEQDYAHGKCFPIVIPKDDPFYSKFNRRCMGFARSAPACRNDRKFGYVEQANINTHFLDLSPVYGSDDEVASDLRTFQKGSLKATPGPKKGYYYEKDLMPADNDTTLDCSSPKSDSDIYPLLDVKCFTAGDNRVNDAPYMTVTQTSLFRQHNRLAEELAALNPHWGDERIYQESRRILVAQWQHMVYNEYLPVLIGRKKMQELGIFPLQHGFSHDYDDKVNPSVLNEFTVTAFRFGHSLVPERQDLVNEQREKEKSFLLRRLFFKMQEVYVPGNVDKFLIAQATLAGESVDNYYTVEMTNHLFEEAGTGFGMDLVSLDTQRSRDHGIRGYNSYRAVCGIPRAKDFDDLLDLIPARVVEGFKSIYASVDDIDLFIAAVSEKKAEGAIVGPTFACIIGEQFLRLKRGDRYFYDLGGQAGSFTEKQLDEIRKTSYSRIVCDNSDIRYMQPLVFKLISDLNPLVKCESTDSIPRMSLQPWKEADITARLKY; encoded by the exons ATGCAGGCGCGGTGGCTATGTGGAGTGTTTGTGTTGGGACTTTTATTCGTTGCGGCTAGCAGCGATAAATGTCCTTATCAACCGGGCCCAGCACAGCAGACAGCCGGATATGTACCCAAACCAATTCATCCTGCAAAATCCGATTACAATACGGGTGGCCACAAACCCCAATATCCTGGCAGTCATCAGAGCTCTTGCCCCAAAGTTGGCGGATTGGAATCGCATTGCCGACCGGCCAAAGATTGCGCCGTGTGGTACGATCTCGTCCGGAAGACTCCGGGGACTGCCTGTACACTACACAATGGATATGACAGAGGACTCTGCTGTCCGGATCTTCCCATAAACA TTAATAGCAGGGCGCCCTTTAAGAAACCAAGTCCCTGCGAAGACGTCAAATTAGACGATCATGTCAATAAAATCGACTTGGACGCTGTGCGCGCGGCTGTTCATCACGCAGGCCAGAATCAGATGGCATCATTGGTGGAGGCTGAGAACGGAATGGCTAGACAGAACATTTTGGTTAGACCCGGTTCAGCTCGCTACACGCACAGTTGGGTTTACTTTCAAACGGCGGATGAAGCATTGAAGAACACCGGAAACACTATGCACGGTGTTTTTTCTGGCCATAACCTCGTCCATGG ACATCAAATTAAGCCGCAGCAAGCCCATTGTGCACTAAATCAGTTCCTTGTAAAAGACACGGGTGTCACCCACACTTGCCCCACTTTCCCGGTTTGTGATAAAAAGGCGTTGGCATCGCCCTATCGAACCATAACCGGAATTTGCAATCACGTCCATTCACCTGGCAATATCCCCTGGGGTGTGTCCAATACCCAATACCAGCGCATTCTAACCCCAGACTACGCCGATG GTTATTGGATGCCCAGACGAGCTGCGGATGGAGGCGAACTTCCCTC ACCCCGTGTGGTATCTCTAACCGTAGTTCGCGATGTGGATGCTCGAAGCGAGACGGACAGTATTTTTGTCATGCAATTCGGACAGGTCATTGATCACG ACTTGCAACAAACTCTGGAATCAAAATTGG CGGACGGATCACCAGTGCCTTGCTGCACGGAAGACGGACAATTCCTTTCTGAACAAGACTACGCTCACGGCAAGTGCTTTCCCATTGTCATTCCCAAGGACGACCCGTTTTATTCCAAGTTCAATCGACGCTGCATGGGATTCGCCCGTTCCGCTCCGGCGTGCAGAAATGACCGCAAATTTGGCTACGTGGAGCAG GCGAACATCAACACCCACTTCTTGGATCTCTCGCCCGTCTACGGCTCGGACGATGAAGTGGCGTCCGATTTGCGGACGTTCCAAAAAGGCAGTCTGAAAGCAACTCCCGGACCAAAGAAGGGCTACTACTACGAAAAGGATTTGATGCCCGCTGACAATGATACCACTTTGGACTGTTCGTCACCCAAATCCGACAGCGACATCTACCCACTACTGGATGTCAAGTGCTTCACAGCAG GTGACAATCGAGTGAATGATGCTCCTTACATGACTGTCACGCAAACCTCCCTTTTCCGCCAACACAATCGTTTGGCGGAAGAGCTGGCCGCTTTGAATCCGCACTGGGGCGACGAGCGTATCTACCAGGAGTCTAGGCGCATTTTGGTCGCACAGTGGCAGCACATGGTCTACAACGAATATCTCCCGGTTCTCATCGGTCGCAAAAAGATGCAGGAACTCGGCATTTTCCCGCTTCAGCACGGTTTCAGTCACGATTACGACGACAAAGTCAATCCGTCCGTTTTGAACGAATTCACCGTCACCGCGTTCCGTTTCGGCCACTCCCTGGTTCCTGAAAGGCAAGA TCTCGTCAACgagcagagagaaaaggagaaaagctTTTTGTTGCGTCGCTTGTTCTTCAAAATGCAAGAGGTTTACGTCCCCGGCAACGTCGACAAGTTCCTCATCGCCCAGGCAACTTTAGCCGGAGAAAGTGTCGATAATTATTACACTGTCGAG ATGACCAACCATTTGTTCGAAGAGGCCGGCACGGGTTTCGGAATGGATTTGGTGTCGCTCGACACTCAGCGCAGTCGCGATCACG GTATAAGAGGCTATAACAGTTATCGGGCCGTGTGTGGCATTCCGCGCGCCAAAGACTTTGACGATCTTCTCGATTTGATTCCCGCTAGa GTGGTTGAGGGTTTCAAGTCCATTTACGCATCTGTCGAcgatattgatttattcatcgcTGCCGTGTCCGAGAAGAAAGCCGAAGGTGCTATTGTGGGACCCACTTTTGCTTGCATCATTGGAGAACAATTTTTGAGGCTGAAACGTGGCGACCGCTACTTTTACGATCTCGGCGGACAGGCCGGCTCCTTCACTGAAA aaCAATTGGACGAAATTAGGAAAACGAGTTATTCGCGCATCGTCTGTGACAACAGCGACATCCGTTACATGCAACCGCTAGTTTTCAAACTCATTTCCGACTT GAACCCACTTGTGAAATGCGAATCTACCGACTCTATTCCTCGCATGAGCCTTCAGCCTTGGAAAGAAGCCGATATAACTGCCCGACTAAAGTATTGA